The Deltaproteobacteria bacterium genomic interval ACCGCGTGGACCTGGCCGAGACAGGCGCCGACGGGGTTGCGCGCGCGCGCGGCGGCCGGTACGACCTGATCCTGTCGGACATCCGCCTCCCCGACGTCGACGGCCTGCAGGTGCTCGAACAGGTCCGAGCCGCCCACCCGGACCAGACGGTCATCCTCATCACGGCCTACCCGTCGGTCGACACCGCGGTCCGGGGCATGAAGCTCGGCGCGCGCGACTACATCGCCAAGCCGTTTACGCCCGACGAGCTGCGCATGGTCGTCGCGCGCGCCCTCGACGAAGACGCGCTCCGCCGCGAGAACGCGCGGCTGCGGGACGAACTCGCCTACCGCAACCTGATCGGCGCGTCACCCGCGATGGTCGCGTTGCGCGACACGATCGATAAGGTGTCGCGCGCCGACGCGAGCGTCCTGATCACCGGCGAAAGCGGCGTCGGCAAGGAGGTCGTCGCGCGCGCGATTCACTATCGCGGCACCCGCGCGGCCGGACCGTTCGTCGCCGTCAACTGTGGCGCCCTGGTGGACAACCTGCTCGAGAGCGAGCTGTTCGGCCACGTCCGCGGCGCGTTTACCGGAGCCGACCGGCCCAAACGCGGCCTGTTCGTCGCCGCCGACGGCGGTACCCTGTTTCTCGACGAGATCGCCGAGCTGCCGCTTCCGTTGCAACCGAAACTGTTGCGCGCGCTGCAGGAGGGGGAGATCAAGCCGGTCGGCGGCGTCGACCCGGTCCGCGTTGACGTGCGCGTCGTCGCGGCGACCAACCGCGACCTGGGCGAGGCGGTCCGCGATGGCGCGTTTCGCGAGGACCTGTTTTACCGGCTCAACGTCATCGCGATCAACGTGCCGCCGCTGCGCGAGCGCGTCGAGGATATCCCGCTGCTGGTCGACGCGTTCATCGACCGGGTCGCCGAGCGCGCGGGCGGTGCGCGCGTCGCGGTGACCGACGCCGCGATGCGATGGCTGCAGAGCCAGCCGTGGCCCGGCAACGTCCGCGAGCTGGAAAATGCGATCGAGCGGGCGGTCGTGCTCGCGTCGGGTCCGGTGCTGGACGTCGCCGACTTCGACCAGGGCGCGCCGGCGGCCGGCGCGCCCCGCGCCGGCGCGGCCGGTTTGCCCGCCGACGAGCTGATCTCCCTGGCCGCGCTCGAACGCCTGCACATCGAGCGCGTGCTCGCGGCCTGCGGGGGCCAGAAGACCAAGGCCGCCGCCATCCTCGGCATCAACCGCACCACCCTGTGGAAGAAGCTGCGCGCCTACGGAATGGAATGACCGCGCTGTGACCGCGTGTCTCAGCCGGCGTTGCGCTTGTCAACGCGGCGGAACGCCGTTCGACGAAATCACACTCGGTCGGACGCGGCACGAATCCCGCATGACCGCACCGCCGATGTTGCGTGCCGTAGCCGTCGCCGCGTCGCTCGCGCTGGCCACCGTCGCGCGGGCGCCCGCGGCCGCCGCCCAGACCCCTGCCCCGGCCGACCCGGCCCCGGACGCGAGCGCCCGCCGGACCGCCGATGACGCGCCGGCCTTCGCGTTCGGCTCCTACGGCCGCATCGGCGCCGGCACCGACCTGCGCGGGTCGACCCCCGAAGCGGTCACCATCGTCCAGCACGGGCCGCGCATCGTCGAGTCGCCGTACGCCGAACTCGACCTGTATTACCGGACCCGCGCGCCCGGCGACGTGCGCGTGGCCACCGTCGTCACCGTGGCGTTCGCCGGCGACCCGTTCCACTACACGGGCGACTTCGACGCGCAGATCGCGCTCCGCAACCTGTACGCCGAGGCGATCGTCCGCGACCGCACCACGCTGTGGATCGGCTCGCGCATGTACCGGGGAGACGACATCTACTTGGTCGACTACTGGCCGCTCGACGACGAAAACACGGTCGGCGCGGGTGCCAGCTATCGCGCCGGATCGCTCGCGGTCGAAGCGCACGCCGGCCTCAACCGACTCACTGACACGTACCAGCTGCAGACCGTCGACGTGCCATCCAACGAGTTCGGTGGCGAGTCGATCGTCCAGCTCGATCGCCAGCGCATGATGGCGAGCGCCAAGGCCAGCTACCGGTTCTTCGGCGACGGGGTCGGCCCGTCGGCAAAGGTCAAGCTGTTCTCGGAGATCCACCGGTTGCCCGACGGCGAGATCCTGCGCGAAGACCGCACGGTGGAGACGTTGCCGTCCGACTTCGGCTACTCGATCGGCGCGCAGGTGGGCGCGTGGGGATTCGCCGAACCCGGCAGCCACGCCAATCTGTTCGCGCGCTGGTCTCAGGGCCTCACCGCGCACGACGAGCTCGCCGTGCCGTTCGGCTTCGCGCCCGACCGCCGCACCTTTCCCGACTCGTCGGAATTCGTCATCGGCTGGTCGGGCAACCTCGATCTCGGGGTCGCCGGCGCGCTCGTCGGCGGCTACGTTCGCCGGTTCCGCGACGCCGACCCGGCCGACGACCTCGACGACGGGTGGGAGTACGTCGCCGACGCGCGCCCGTACGCGCCGATCGGCGATCGCGTCCACGCCGCGGTCGACCTGTCGTACCAGCAACGATTCCCGCGCGGCATCAGCCCGGCCTCCGCGCGCGGCATCGAGCCGTCGGTCGTCCAGATCGCGCCGATGCTCGTCTACTCTCCGTTTGGCCGCGGCGCGTACACGCGACCGCACTTCCGCCTCGTCTATCGCGCGGCGCACCTCGACCGCGACGCCCGCGACCTGTACGCCCTCGACGACCCGCGCCGCACGCGGCCGTGGGTCCACTACCTCGGCGCGCAGGTCGAGTGGTGGTTCAACTCGACGTACCGATGACCATGACCCGATCTTCACGACTCGTCGGCCGCATCGCGGCCTGTCTCGCCGCGGCGCTCGCCGCCGGCTGCTCCGCCCCGATCGCCGGCGACGACCTGCGCGACCGCCCGCACCAGAGCAACGCCGACATCGACTGGCGCGACCAGATTATCTATCAGATCGTCGTCGACCGGTTCGAAAACGGCGACCCGAACAACGACTTCAACGTCCAGCTGTCCAAGCCGGGCAAGTACCACGGCGGCGATTGGCAGGGCGTCATCGATCGCCTCGACTACCTCGAGGAACTCGG includes:
- a CDS encoding sigma-54-dependent Fis family transcriptional regulator, which translates into the protein MSSPAASILVIDDERGIRSLCRDVLGRAGYRVDLAETGADGVARARGGRYDLILSDIRLPDVDGLQVLEQVRAAHPDQTVILITAYPSVDTAVRGMKLGARDYIAKPFTPDELRMVVARALDEDALRRENARLRDELAYRNLIGASPAMVALRDTIDKVSRADASVLITGESGVGKEVVARAIHYRGTRAAGPFVAVNCGALVDNLLESELFGHVRGAFTGADRPKRGLFVAADGGTLFLDEIAELPLPLQPKLLRALQEGEIKPVGGVDPVRVDVRVVAATNRDLGEAVRDGAFREDLFYRLNVIAINVPPLRERVEDIPLLVDAFIDRVAERAGGARVAVTDAAMRWLQSQPWPGNVRELENAIERAVVLASGPVLDVADFDQGAPAAGAPRAGAAGLPADELISLAALERLHIERVLAACGGQKTKAAAILGINRTTLWKKLRAYGME